In Bacteroidales bacterium, the following are encoded in one genomic region:
- the pstC gene encoding phosphate ABC transporter permease subunit PstC, whose amino-acid sequence MRNRKKYNLILDSVAGKTMLLLSLSLILLLFLIIIGLSIKSFPVLKNHSFFEMIFSSEWKPLKGKFGMLPFISGTAWVTMISVIIAVPACILTSIYFSEYAKKKLRNTINPVIDILAGIPSVVYGVWGIVFIVPLIKEYVAPIFGISSTGYTVFTGGLVLALMIVPVIIHVLNEVFNAVPHELREASLSLGATKWQTIKFVVVKKALPGIIAAIILGVSRAFGETMAVLMVVGNVIKIPHSIFDAGYPLPALIANNYGEMMSIPMYDSALMFSALILLVIVIIFNVFSRIAIMRVERIIGA is encoded by the coding sequence ATGAGAAACAGAAAAAAATATAATTTGATTCTGGATTCAGTTGCAGGAAAAACAATGTTGTTGCTTTCGTTATCTTTAATTTTACTTTTATTTTTAATTATCATAGGTCTTTCAATAAAATCATTTCCCGTTTTAAAAAATCATTCTTTTTTTGAAATGATTTTTTCATCTGAATGGAAACCGTTGAAAGGTAAATTCGGAATGCTGCCATTTATCTCAGGTACAGCCTGGGTTACGATGATTTCTGTAATAATTGCAGTACCTGCATGTATACTTACATCAATTTATTTTTCAGAATATGCAAAGAAAAAATTACGCAATACAATTAATCCGGTAATTGATATTCTGGCAGGAATCCCTTCTGTAGTGTATGGTGTATGGGGAATTGTTTTTATCGTTCCTTTAATAAAAGAATATGTTGCGCCAATTTTTGGCATTTCCTCAACAGGATATACCGTGTTTACCGGTGGACTGGTTCTTGCGTTAATGATAGTCCCTGTGATCATTCATGTGTTGAATGAAGTGTTCAATGCTGTGCCGCATGAGTTGCGCGAAGCCTCATTATCACTGGGTGCTACAAAATGGCAAACCATAAAATTTGTTGTCGTAAAAAAAGCATTACCCGGAATAATAGCGGCAATAATATTAGGTGTGTCGCGAGCATTTGGTGAAACAATGGCAGTTTTAATGGTTGTTGGAAATGTGATAAAAATTCCGCATTCCATATTTGACGCGGGTTATCCTTTGCCTGCATTGATAGCAAATAATTATGGTGAAATGATGTCGATACCCATGTATGATTCAGCATTAATGTTTTCGGCATTGATACTACTTGTGATAGTAATAATTTTCAATGTGTTTTCGCGCATAGCTATTATGCGTGTTGAAAGAATAATAGGAGCATGA
- the pstB gene encoding phosphate ABC transporter ATP-binding protein PstB, whose product MDFIPHISVRDLNVYYGNNHVLKNINLDIPEKKITAIIGPSGCGKTTLLRCFNRLIDNADDVRISGKVLVDNENIFDSNIEITSIRKKMGLLSQRPFPLPMSVYDNVAYGPRIHGIKNKKELNLIVEHYLKEASLWEEVKDRLKMPASRLSIGQQQRLCLARGLAVEPEIILGDEPTSALDPQSSQHIEKKFQELKDKYTIVFVTHILRQAKRIADYIIFIHMGEVIECGPAHEILENPKEQKTKDYVSGVIS is encoded by the coding sequence ATGGATTTTATACCACATATCAGTGTCAGAGACCTTAATGTTTATTATGGGAATAATCATGTTTTAAAAAATATCAACCTTGATATTCCTGAAAAAAAAATAACTGCGATTATAGGTCCTTCCGGTTGCGGGAAAACCACTCTACTAAGATGTTTCAATCGTTTAATTGATAATGCTGATGATGTAAGAATTTCCGGAAAAGTTTTGGTTGATAATGAAAATATCTTTGATTCGAATATTGAAATTACAAGCATAAGAAAAAAAATGGGTTTGCTTTCACAGCGTCCATTTCCTTTACCTATGTCGGTTTACGATAATGTTGCGTATGGCCCGCGCATTCACGGAATTAAAAATAAAAAAGAATTGAATTTAATAGTTGAACATTATTTAAAGGAAGCAAGTTTGTGGGAAGAAGTAAAAGACCGTTTGAAAATGCCGGCTTCAAGATTATCTATAGGTCAGCAACAGCGATTATGTCTGGCGAGAGGTTTGGCTGTTGAACCGGAAATTATTCTGGGCGATGAACCAACGTCAGCACTTGATCCGCAATCGAGCCAACACATTGAAAAAAAATTTCAGGAATTAAAAGATAAGTACACTATTGTTTTTGTTACTCACATACTCCGACAGGCAAAGCGAATAGCCGATTATATTATTTTCATTCATATGGGGGAAGTAATTGAATGTGGCCCTGCTCATGAAATACTTGAGAATCCTAAAGAACAGAAGACAAAAGATTACGTTTCGGGAGTAATCAGCTAA
- a CDS encoding SusD/RagB family nutrient-binding outer membrane lipoprotein: MKSIKNKSFGILVLIMLFIVSGCKKDLTDLNVNPNEPITTSPEYLFRYALKQGICSYNSNVNLEQWGLMNWMMYFASRGGVEQGKEYVVPSGKDAFWQEQYADALSNINEVCLMTNGKPEYANQYAAASIWRVFLFHRLTDLWGEIPYSEALQGLSNLNYTPVYDKQELIYLNMLNELKNDEEMLDPSKSFFDASADLICKGNISRWKMFANALRLRLATRIKDRLPSTYASVVLDLSTKIMISSNEESILFPFNSEKKNPVYEASFTGQAVVQNNPSKFLVDMLVNTNDPRTSILLDKSPMSVLPWIPPYKGVPNLLLTTDSAWSNYNLDGNWGDISRVGKWFLRNETPGVIISYSEVCFLKAEAALNGSLQGSAQQFFEDGVRANIHFYEVYGDSTYSVSDQTIDTYIQSLAPVSMEQIINQKWISFAFSNGYEAYAEYRRTAFPKLKKYDGSEISENDLPKRMIYPNSESTLNREHYLEAVSSQGADNEFTPIWWDMY, from the coding sequence ATGAAGTCAATTAAAAATAAAAGTTTCGGAATATTAGTATTGATAATGCTTTTCATTGTATCGGGTTGTAAAAAAGATTTGACAGATTTGAATGTTAACCCGAATGAGCCGATAACAACCAGTCCTGAATATTTGTTTCGTTATGCATTAAAACAAGGTATTTGCAGTTACAACTCAAATGTAAATCTTGAACAGTGGGGATTAATGAACTGGATGATGTATTTTGCTTCAAGAGGCGGAGTGGAACAGGGAAAGGAGTATGTTGTACCTTCAGGAAAAGATGCATTCTGGCAGGAACAATACGCCGATGCATTAAGCAATATAAATGAAGTGTGTCTGATGACAAACGGAAAACCAGAATACGCGAATCAGTATGCGGCAGCAAGTATCTGGAGGGTTTTTCTTTTTCATCGCTTAACTGATTTGTGGGGCGAGATACCGTATTCAGAGGCATTGCAGGGATTATCGAATTTGAATTACACTCCAGTATATGATAAACAGGAATTAATTTATCTGAACATGCTGAATGAATTAAAGAATGATGAAGAGATGCTCGATCCTTCAAAATCTTTTTTTGATGCTTCAGCAGATTTAATTTGCAAAGGAAATATTTCGCGATGGAAAATGTTTGCAAACGCGCTCAGGTTAAGGCTTGCAACACGCATCAAAGACAGGCTGCCTTCAACTTACGCTTCGGTGGTTTTAGATTTATCAACAAAAATCATGATATCTTCAAATGAAGAATCAATATTATTTCCGTTTAACTCAGAAAAAAAGAATCCTGTTTACGAAGCAAGTTTTACAGGTCAGGCAGTGGTTCAAAATAATCCTTCAAAGTTTTTGGTTGACATGCTTGTGAATACAAATGATCCGAGAACTTCAATTCTTTTGGATAAATCTCCCATGTCAGTATTGCCCTGGATCCCGCCATACAAAGGAGTTCCCAATCTTTTACTCACGACAGATTCAGCATGGAGTAATTATAATCTTGATGGAAACTGGGGTGATATATCAAGAGTTGGAAAATGGTTTCTGCGTAATGAAACACCCGGTGTGATTATCAGTTATTCTGAAGTTTGTTTTTTAAAAGCAGAGGCAGCATTGAATGGCAGTTTGCAGGGAAGCGCTCAACAATTTTTTGAAGATGGAGTAAGAGCGAATATTCATTTTTATGAAGTATACGGCGATTCAACATACAGTGTTTCCGATCAAACAATCGACACGTATATTCAGTCATTGGCGCCGGTAAGCATGGAGCAGATTATAAATCAGAAATGGATTTCATTTGCTTTCTCGAATGGTTATGAAGCTTATGCAGAATATCGTCGTACTGCTTTTCCGAAATTAAAAAAATACGATGGCTCTGAAATTAGCGAGAATGATTTACCCAAAAGAATGATTTATCCGAATTCGGAATCCACATTAAACAGGGAACATTACCTGGAAGCAGTTTCGAGTCAGGGTGCAGACAATGAATTTACGCCTATCTGGTGGGATATGTATTAA
- a CDS encoding SusC/RagA family TonB-linked outer membrane protein, with amino-acid sequence MRKNLKLFLFFTLLINIFFIHQSFAQELTVSGIITDKNDGTPMIGVTVKINNTTNGTISDANGKYSIKISNPNDTLVFSFISYNTLIIPVNGQSQLNAVMSSSVTQLSGMVVTALGIEREKKSLGYSVTEVKGDMLQTAKDVSMINQLSGKVAGLDVASANGGAASSSKIVLRGNKSFTNNNQALIVVDGVPIDNSTVSNAGDKWGGRDYGSGISDINPDDIESISVLKGASASALYGSRAANGVILITTKKGKASKKIQISFNSNTSFDTPYILWDIQNTYGAGRNGKFEGPWIINSNGIPVFDATNASSYGSWGPKMEGQEIIDWDGKQKSFSSQPDNYKDYFQTGMTLNNSVSLSGGKKNSTCRLTLADLKNTDIVPNVSVKRTNISLNAGTKIHKRVTLNVFGSYVRQAYDNRLGLSDAHNNANRNYIMMPRNVSNESLENNLMNTDGKEQTWYMNWAWMTNPFWNEEYELNNDTKNRFFGNTSLTIDLDTNLSLIIRTAPDHSLQKFWSRDAYNGLISSLGSYSEKEIQCDEYNTDFLLSYKKEWEIFSFTANAGGNAMYDKSKQNTAETKGGLNEPYIYTIENSLNTPKYRSLLYEKAINSLYFSGQLAYHNFLFLDVTARNDWSSTLPKGNNSYFYPSFSSGFVFSDLMNLSKKAEKIFSYGKIRASWAAVGNDTDPYRLNKTYYVDSTDTYGTIANVTTVIPPENLKPEKLVSKEIGTDMRFFFDRIGLDFSYYKTNSFNQIVQIDVSPASGSNYALINAGNIENKGIELQLNGKPVDENNFSWNFILNYTKNKSEVIELAEGVDNLQLMEHWGLSIEARPGHPYGDIVGYAIKRDANGNKLINENGMYLRSDTTQVLGNINPKFKLSMTNSFTWKNFTLSFLIDARIGGEMFAGTDMYGYGYAGNFSETLEGRDAWYASEEAREAAGISVDDWKATGGYMADGVYQTGTILLNGENNPESISEHPGYYTSGGYVYDQSHNVVGTDLSGISNQTFVNPEKYWSQFSDWTNEIHEPFVYDASYVKLRELTFTYKLPDKWFNKIQMKNFYVSVYGRNLWLMYSKVPNVDPETFHDSSSGQGYELYSYPVRRSIGFNLKFDF; translated from the coding sequence ATGAGAAAAAATTTAAAATTGTTTTTATTCTTCACCTTATTAATAAATATATTTTTTATTCATCAAAGTTTTGCACAGGAGTTAACTGTTTCAGGAATTATTACTGATAAAAACGATGGAACGCCAATGATTGGTGTTACTGTAAAAATCAATAATACAACCAATGGAACAATTAGTGATGCCAATGGAAAATATTCAATAAAAATTTCTAACCCTAATGATACATTAGTATTCTCATTCATCAGTTACAATACATTGATTATTCCGGTTAATGGGCAAAGCCAGTTAAATGCAGTTATGAGTTCGTCAGTAACTCAGTTGTCGGGCATGGTAGTTACGGCTTTAGGAATTGAGCGTGAAAAAAAATCACTTGGGTATTCAGTTACCGAAGTAAAAGGTGATATGCTGCAAACGGCAAAGGATGTAAGTATGATCAATCAGCTTTCAGGAAAAGTAGCTGGGCTGGATGTCGCATCAGCAAATGGAGGAGCGGCATCGTCGAGTAAAATTGTTTTACGCGGAAATAAATCTTTTACAAATAATAATCAGGCATTGATTGTTGTTGACGGTGTCCCAATAGATAATTCAACTGTTAGCAATGCAGGTGATAAATGGGGCGGACGTGATTATGGCAGCGGAATTTCTGATATCAATCCCGATGATATAGAAAGTATATCTGTTTTGAAAGGTGCAAGTGCATCGGCTCTCTACGGCTCCCGTGCTGCAAATGGCGTAATTTTAATTACAACAAAAAAAGGAAAAGCATCGAAAAAAATTCAGATAAGTTTTAATTCCAATACATCATTTGATACACCTTATATATTATGGGATATACAGAATACTTATGGTGCAGGACGCAATGGAAAATTTGAAGGTCCGTGGATAATTAATAGTAATGGTATTCCTGTTTTTGATGCAACGAATGCTTCGTCTTACGGAAGCTGGGGACCTAAGATGGAAGGACAGGAAATCATTGACTGGGACGGAAAACAAAAATCTTTTTCATCACAACCTGATAACTATAAAGATTATTTTCAAACAGGAATGACTTTGAATAACTCTGTCTCATTAAGTGGAGGAAAGAAAAATTCAACATGCCGTTTAACGCTTGCTGATTTGAAAAACACAGATATTGTCCCAAATGTATCAGTGAAAAGAACAAACATAAGTTTGAATGCAGGAACAAAAATTCACAAAAGAGTTACATTGAATGTTTTTGGCTCATACGTTCGCCAGGCTTATGATAACCGTCTTGGATTGTCGGATGCACATAATAATGCGAACAGGAATTATATTATGATGCCTCGTAATGTGAGCAATGAATCGTTAGAAAATAATTTGATGAACACTGATGGAAAAGAGCAGACATGGTATATGAACTGGGCATGGATGACAAACCCTTTTTGGAATGAAGAATATGAATTGAATAATGATACAAAAAACAGATTCTTCGGAAACACTTCATTAACGATAGATTTAGATACTAACCTTTCATTAATAATAAGAACTGCACCCGATCATTCATTACAGAAATTCTGGAGTCGTGATGCATATAATGGTTTAATAAGTTCGTTGGGGTCCTATAGTGAGAAAGAAATTCAGTGCGATGAGTACAATACAGATTTTTTACTGAGCTATAAAAAAGAATGGGAAATATTTTCATTCACTGCTAATGCCGGTGGAAACGCGATGTATGACAAATCAAAACAAAATACTGCGGAAACAAAAGGTGGTTTAAATGAACCCTATATTTATACTATTGAAAATAGTTTGAATACTCCAAAGTATCGTTCGTTATTATATGAGAAAGCAATCAACTCGTTATATTTTTCAGGTCAGCTAGCATATCATAATTTTTTGTTTTTAGATGTAACAGCACGTAATGATTGGTCATCGACATTACCAAAAGGAAACAATTCTTATTTCTATCCTTCATTCAGTTCGGGTTTTGTTTTTTCTGATCTGATGAATTTATCTAAGAAAGCAGAGAAAATATTTTCATATGGAAAGATAAGAGCTTCATGGGCAGCGGTTGGTAACGATACCGACCCCTATCGTTTAAATAAAACTTATTACGTTGACAGCACTGATACCTACGGAACAATTGCAAATGTTACAACCGTCATTCCTCCTGAAAATCTGAAACCTGAAAAATTAGTTTCAAAAGAAATTGGAACAGACATGCGATTCTTCTTCGACAGGATTGGTTTGGATTTTAGTTATTATAAAACAAATTCGTTTAACCAGATTGTTCAGATTGATGTTTCTCCTGCTTCGGGTTCAAACTATGCATTGATAAATGCCGGGAATATTGAAAATAAAGGCATAGAGCTGCAACTTAACGGTAAGCCTGTAGATGAAAATAATTTTTCGTGGAACTTTATTTTGAATTACACAAAAAATAAATCGGAAGTAATTGAGCTTGCAGAAGGCGTTGATAACTTACAATTGATGGAACATTGGGGGCTTAGCATTGAAGCGCGTCCCGGACATCCATACGGTGATATCGTTGGTTATGCAATAAAACGTGATGCGAATGGAAATAAATTAATTAATGAAAATGGAATGTACCTGAGGTCAGATACCACGCAGGTTTTAGGAAATATCAATCCAAAATTTAAATTATCGATGACCAATTCATTTACATGGAAAAATTTCACATTATCTTTTTTAATCGATGCAAGAATAGGCGGTGAAATGTTTGCCGGTACTGATATGTATGGATATGGTTATGCCGGAAATTTTTCAGAAACATTGGAAGGTCGTGATGCATGGTATGCTTCGGAAGAAGCCCGTGAAGCAGCAGGAATTTCTGTCGATGATTGGAAAGCAACCGGAGGTTATATGGCTGATGGTGTTTATCAAACAGGAACAATTTTGTTGAATGGAGAAAATAATCCTGAATCAATTTCTGAACATCCCGGATATTATACAAGTGGAGGATATGTATACGATCAATCGCATAATGTAGTAGGGACTGACCTTTCAGGAATTTCTAATCAAACTTTTGTTAACCCCGAAAAATATTGGAGTCAGTTTTCTGATTGGACAAACGAAATTCATGAACCTTTTGTGTATGATGCAAGCTATGTAAAATTGCGAGAGTTAACATTTACTTATAAACTTCCCGATAAATGGTTCAACAAAATACAAATGAAAAATTTTTATGTTTCAGTTTATGGAAGAAACTTATGGCTGATGTATAGTAAAGTTCCGAATGTTGACCCTGAAACTTTTCATGACAGCAGCAGCGGACAGGGATATGAATTATATTCTTATCCTGTTAGAAGAAGTATTGGTTTTAATTTAAAATTTGATTTTTAA
- the pstA gene encoding phosphate ABC transporter permease PstA: MKLKLLEEKIFVWLMKASMFIIAGGLFLIIITVLYKGLPALSWDMILKTPKGGYYLGKEGGILNAILGSLYLAAGSTILALLISLPVVIYMNVYSKKNSYFVNTLRLCFDVMWGIPSIVYGAFGFIIMIFFGLKTSLLAAIIIITIVILPVVIRSVDEVMKMISEGLFEASYSLGATKFQTARSVIIKQAMPGIITAALIAFGRAIGDAAAVLFTAGYTDYIPTSLYQSVATLPLAIFFQLGTPFPEVQQRAYASALLLVIIILVISILSRFFTSKLKKYRIS, translated from the coding sequence ATGAAATTGAAATTATTAGAAGAGAAAATTTTTGTATGGTTAATGAAAGCATCAATGTTTATCATTGCCGGTGGACTTTTTCTCATAATCATAACTGTTTTATATAAAGGATTACCGGCCCTTTCATGGGATATGATTTTAAAAACTCCTAAAGGAGGATATTACCTTGGAAAAGAAGGAGGGATATTAAATGCAATACTTGGTTCATTATATCTTGCTGCGGGTTCAACCATTTTAGCATTATTGATAAGTTTACCTGTTGTAATTTATATGAATGTTTATTCCAAGAAAAATTCTTATTTCGTAAATACATTACGGTTGTGTTTTGATGTGATGTGGGGAATTCCTTCTATTGTTTACGGTGCATTCGGATTTATCATCATGATTTTTTTTGGGTTGAAAACTTCATTGTTAGCAGCAATAATAATTATAACTATTGTTATTCTTCCGGTTGTTATTCGTTCGGTTGATGAAGTGATGAAGATGATTTCAGAAGGATTATTTGAAGCATCATATTCATTAGGTGCAACAAAATTTCAGACTGCAAGAAGCGTAATTATAAAACAGGCAATGCCCGGAATAATAACAGCGGCATTAATTGCTTTTGGCCGTGCAATAGGCGATGCAGCGGCTGTATTATTCACCGCAGGTTATACAGATTATATTCCTACATCATTATATCAATCAGTTGCAACATTGCCGCTCGCTATATTTTTTCAATTGGGAACTCCTTTTCCCGAAGTTCAGCAAAGAGCTTATGCATCGGCATTGTTACTGGTTATTATCATTTTAGTTATAAGTATATTATCACGATTTTTTACAAGCAAATTAAAAAAATACAGGATCAGTTAG
- a CDS encoding T9SS type A sorting domain-containing protein codes for MKIVNKIIFIAILSITGQSGFSQTTSAGKSFYVDYAQWCTLGYPGIYINCGNDNAFNPGTQLTMEVWARAYTFGENRKIMGKLDNQFNNGYVLGFENLDVYSEIFNPDHQEIPRTGPGSMPQDSAWIHIATTYDANGKMTNYINGVNISEIDVFPQTAIVSNTSPFIIGLAPWDILSYEFTGNLDEIRVWNVAKTAQEIKDGMFHQLKGNETGLIAYYNFDEDVDSIVHDNGLNHLNGILHNSTSTCFSWADSYAPVGDSIMAEQFDINASWYGKNADQYTYAVTQNGLSLITSIGEKEFSKYVVFGHNNEAGVTALDAPVNAPPDFKRLSRVWYVNKGGEFGSQVVFNLLDAASGGTMLTSGGADSLYTLLVRDDTSGIFQPLMCASQVMGNTILFNDVNLQEKYYTLCYTSEKLIGTGINDDIEIKYFAKIFPNPAHNNLFLELPEKAEISISDLSGRLLKNYFEEKGINKIDISEFSKGIYVLGIQYKSQIEKRKISIQ; via the coding sequence ATGAAAATAGTTAATAAAATAATTTTTATAGCAATACTAAGCATAACGGGGCAAAGCGGGTTTTCGCAAACAACTTCTGCCGGAAAAAGTTTTTATGTAGATTATGCGCAATGGTGCACTTTAGGTTATCCCGGAATTTATATCAATTGTGGAAATGATAATGCATTCAATCCCGGAACACAGCTAACCATGGAGGTTTGGGCAAGGGCATACACTTTTGGTGAGAACAGAAAGATTATGGGTAAACTCGATAACCAATTTAATAATGGTTATGTTTTAGGTTTCGAAAATCTTGATGTGTATTCCGAAATTTTCAATCCCGATCATCAGGAAATTCCTCGTACCGGCCCGGGCTCAATGCCACAGGATTCAGCATGGATACACATTGCAACAACTTATGATGCAAATGGAAAAATGACCAATTATATCAACGGGGTGAATATTAGCGAAATAGATGTTTTCCCTCAAACTGCAATAGTTTCAAATACCAGTCCATTTATAATTGGGTTGGCTCCGTGGGATATTCTATCTTATGAATTTACAGGAAACCTTGATGAAATAAGGGTTTGGAATGTTGCCAAAACAGCACAGGAAATAAAAGATGGTATGTTTCATCAATTAAAAGGAAATGAAACAGGATTAATTGCATATTATAATTTTGATGAAGATGTGGATTCAATTGTTCATGATAATGGGTTGAACCATTTGAATGGAATTTTACATAACTCAACAAGCACCTGCTTTTCGTGGGCTGATTCATATGCCCCGGTAGGTGACTCTATAATGGCAGAACAGTTTGATATCAATGCTTCGTGGTATGGAAAAAATGCCGATCAATATACTTATGCAGTCACACAAAACGGGTTATCGTTGATTACTTCGATAGGAGAAAAAGAATTTTCAAAATATGTAGTGTTTGGTCACAATAACGAGGCTGGTGTTACTGCATTGGATGCACCGGTTAATGCACCGCCTGATTTCAAGCGATTGTCAAGGGTTTGGTATGTGAACAAAGGAGGTGAGTTTGGTTCGCAGGTGGTTTTTAATTTACTGGATGCGGCTTCCGGTGGTACCATGCTGACTTCGGGTGGTGCAGATTCGTTATATACATTACTTGTTAGAGATGATACTTCAGGAATTTTTCAGCCTTTAATGTGTGCGTCACAAGTTATGGGAAATACAATTTTGTTCAATGATGTAAATCTGCAAGAAAAATATTATACTTTATGTTATACAAGCGAAAAGCTTATTGGTACCGGTATTAATGATGATATAGAGATAAAATATTTTGCAAAAATTTTCCCCAATCCGGCTCATAACAATTTGTTTTTGGAATTGCCGGAGAAAGCAGAAATCAGTATCAGCGATTTATCGGGTAGATTATTAAAAAATTATTTTGAAGAAAAAGGAATTAATAAAATTGATATAAGTGAATTTTCAAAAGGAATCTATGTTTTGGGAATTCAATATAAATCACAAATAGAAAAAAGAAAAATCAGCATTCAATAA